The following coding sequences are from one Onychomys torridus chromosome 16, mOncTor1.1, whole genome shotgun sequence window:
- the Sgsm3 gene encoding small G protein signaling modulator 3 isoform X1, giving the protein MMSGNLMPSASGPFSALTPSIWPQEILAKYTQKEESAEQPEFCYDEFGFRVDKEGSEPGCSQMAGAPLVEDPPQRLRWQAHLEFTHNHDVGDLTWDKIAASLPRSEKLRSLVLAGIPHGMRPQLWMRLSGALQKKNNSELSYREIVKNSSNDETIAAKQIEKDLLRTMPSNACFANVNSIGVPRLRRVLRALAWLYPEIGYCQGTGMVAACLLLFLEEEDAFWMMCAIIEDLLPASYFSTTLLGVQTDQRVLRHLIVQYLPRLDKLLQEHDIELSLITLHWFLTAFASVVHIRLLLRIWDLFFYEGSLVLFQTTLGMLRLKEEELIQSENSASIFNTLSDIPAQMEDAELLLGEAMRLAGSLTDVAVETQRRKHLAYLIADQGQSMGTSATANLSQVVRRRSQRRKSGISSLLFGEDDLEALKAKNIKQTELVADLREAILRVARHFQCTDPRNCSVELTPDYSMESHQRDHENYVACLRSHRRRAKALLDFERHDDDELGFRKNDIITIISQKDEHCWVGELNGLRGWFPAKFVEVLDERSKEYSIAGDDSVTEGVTDLVRGTLCPALKALFEHGLKKPSLLGGACHPWLFIEEAAGREVERDFDSVYSRLVLCKTYRLDEDGKVLTPEELLYRAVQSVNVTHDAAHAQMDVKLRSLICVGLNEQVLHLWLEVLCSSLPTVEKWYQPWSFLRSPGWVQIKCELRVLCCFAFSLSQDWELPAKREEEKQPLKEGVQDMLVKHHLFSWDIDG; this is encoded by the exons ATGATGTCAG GAAACCTCATGCCTTCTGCTAGTGgccctttctctgccctgactCCAAGCATATGGCCCCAGGAGATCCTGGCAAAATACACACAG AAGGAAGAGTCTGCAGAGCAACCAGAGTTCTGCTATGATGAGTTTGGTTTCCGTGTGGACAAGGAAG GTTCTGAGCCTGGATGCAGCCAGATGGCAGGGGCGCCCCTGGTGGAGGATCCCCCTCAGAGGCTACGGTGGCAGGCCCACCTGGAGTTTACCCACAACCATGATGTGGGGGATCTCACCTGGGACAAGATTGCAGCCTCCCTCCCCCGCTCGGAGAAACTCCGCTCCCTAGTTCTGGCTGGCATCCCACATGGCATGAGGCCACAG TTGTGGATGCGGCTATCTGGGGCGCTACAGAAGAAGAACAACTCTGAGCTGTCCTACCGTGAGATTGTAAAGAACAGCTCCAATGATGAGACCATTGCTGCCAAACAG ATTGAAAAGGACCTGCTCCGCACCATGCCCAGCAATGCCTGCTTTGCCAACGTGAACAGCATCGGGGTGCCCCGCCTGCGCAGAGTCCTCCGAGCACTGGCCTGGCTCTACCCAGAGATTGGCTACTGCCAGGGCACAGGCATG GTggctgcctgcctcctgctcttcctggaggaggaggatgccTTCTGGATGATGTGTGCCATTATTGAGGACCTGCTGCCTGCTTCCTACTTCAGCACGACCCTGCTGGGTGTCCAGACTGACCAGCGGGTCCTGCGCCACCTGATCGTTCAGTACCTGCCTCGCTTGGACAAACTGTTGCAGGAACATGACATCG AGCTATCCCTGATCACACTGCACTGGTTCCTCACGGCCTTCGCCAGTGTGGTGCACATCAGACTGCTGCTGCGCATCTGGGACCTGTTTTTCTACGAGGGCTCCCTGGTGTTGTTCCAGACGACCCTGGGCATGCTGCGCCTCAAG GAGGAAGAGCTGATACAGTCAGAGAACTCAGCCTCCATCTTCAACACACTGTCAGACATCCCAGCACAGATGGAAGATGCAGAGCTGCTGCTGGGGGAGGCCATGCGGCTGGCTGGCTCCCTCACTGATGTGGCCGTGGAGACCCAGCGCCGCAAGCACCTGGCCTACCTCATTGCAGACCAAGGCCAGAGCATGGGGACTAGTGCCACCGCCAACCTCTCTCAG GTTGTGCGCCGCAGGTCTCAGCGGAGGAAGTCTGGCATCTCCTCCCTGCTCTTTG GGGAGGATGACCTGGAGGCTCTCAAGGCCAAGAACATCAAGCAGACGGAGCTGGTCGCTGACCTCCGGGAAGCCATTTTGCGAGTGGCGCGCCACTTCCAGTGCACAGACCCCAGGAACTGTAGTGTG GAGCTGACCCCAGACTACAGCATGGAGAGCCACCAGCGGGACCACGAGAACTATGTGGCGTGCTTACGTAGCCACCGGCGCCGGGCCAAGGCTCTGCTGGACTTTGAGCGGCATGATGATGACGAGTTAGGCTTCCGAAAAAATGACATCATCACG ATTATTTCTCAGAAGGATGAGCACTGCTGGGTGGGCGAGCTGAACGGCCTGAGAG GCTGGTTTCCAGCCAAGTTTGTGGAGGTCCTGGATGAACGGAGCAAAGAG TACTCCATTGCGGGGGACGACTCTGTGACAGAAGGAGTCACGGACCTCGTGCGAGGGACCCTCTGCCCAGCCCTCAAGGCCCTATTTGAACATGGACTGAAGAAGCCATCCTTGCTTGGAGGGGCCTGCCATCCCTGGCTGTTTATTGAGGAG GCAGCGGGCCGGGAGGTCGAGAGAGACTTTGATTCCGTGTACTCCCGCCTGGTGCTCTGTAAGACATACAG GTTGGATGAAGATGGCAAAGTCCTGACCCCCGAAGAGTTGCTGTACCGG GCTGTGCAGTCTGTGAATGTGACCCATGACGCGGCACACGCACAAATGGACGTCAAACTCCGCTCACTTATCTGTGTGGGGCTCAA TGAACAGGTCCTACACCTGTGGCTGGAGGTACTCTGCTCCAGCCTGCCCACTGTGGAGAAGTGGTACCAGCCCTGGTCCTTCCTGCGCAGCCCTGGCTGGGTCCAGATCAAGTGTGAGCTACG TGTCCTCTGCTGCTTTGCCTTCAGCCTCTCCCAGGACTGGGAGCTTCCTGCTAAGAGAGAG GAGGAGAAGCAGCCGCTGAAGGAGGGTGTTCAGGACATGCTGGTGAAGCACCACCTTTTCAGCTGGGACATAGATGGATGA
- the Sgsm3 gene encoding small G protein signaling modulator 3 isoform X2 yields the protein MMSGNLMPSASGPFSALTPSIWPQEILAKYTQKEESAEQPEFCYDEFGFRVDKEGSEPGCSQMAGAPLVEDPPQRLRWQAHLEFTHNHDVGDLTWDKIAASLPRSEKLRSLVLAGIPHGMRPQLWMRLSGALQKKNNSELSYREIVKNSSNDETIAAKQIEKDLLRTMPSNACFANVNSIGVPRLRRVLRALAWLYPEIGYCQGTGMVAACLLLFLEEEDAFWMMCAIIEDLLPASYFSTTLLGVQTDQRVLRHLIVQYLPRLDKLLQEHDIELSLITLHWFLTAFASVVHIRLLLRIWDLFFYEGSLVLFQTTLGMLRLKEEELIQSENSASIFNTLSDIPAQMEDAELLLGEAMRLAGSLTDVAVETQRRKHLAYLIADQGQSMGTSATANLSQVVRRRSQRRKSGISSLLFGEDDLEALKAKNIKQTELVADLREAILRVARHFQCTDPRNCSVELTPDYSMESHQRDHENYVACLRSHRRRAKALLDFERHDDDELGFRKNDIITIISQKDEHCWVGELNGLRGWFPAKFVEVLDERSKEYSIAGDDSVTEGVTDLVRGTLCPALKALFEHGLKKPSLLGGACHPWLFIEEAAGREVERDFDSVYSRLVLCKTYRLDEDGKVLTPEELLYRAVQSVNVTHDAAHAQMDVKLRSLICVGLNEQVLHLWLEVLCSSLPTVEKWYQPWSFLRSPGWVQIKCELRVLCCFAFSLSQDWELPAKREGGPCP from the exons ATGATGTCAG GAAACCTCATGCCTTCTGCTAGTGgccctttctctgccctgactCCAAGCATATGGCCCCAGGAGATCCTGGCAAAATACACACAG AAGGAAGAGTCTGCAGAGCAACCAGAGTTCTGCTATGATGAGTTTGGTTTCCGTGTGGACAAGGAAG GTTCTGAGCCTGGATGCAGCCAGATGGCAGGGGCGCCCCTGGTGGAGGATCCCCCTCAGAGGCTACGGTGGCAGGCCCACCTGGAGTTTACCCACAACCATGATGTGGGGGATCTCACCTGGGACAAGATTGCAGCCTCCCTCCCCCGCTCGGAGAAACTCCGCTCCCTAGTTCTGGCTGGCATCCCACATGGCATGAGGCCACAG TTGTGGATGCGGCTATCTGGGGCGCTACAGAAGAAGAACAACTCTGAGCTGTCCTACCGTGAGATTGTAAAGAACAGCTCCAATGATGAGACCATTGCTGCCAAACAG ATTGAAAAGGACCTGCTCCGCACCATGCCCAGCAATGCCTGCTTTGCCAACGTGAACAGCATCGGGGTGCCCCGCCTGCGCAGAGTCCTCCGAGCACTGGCCTGGCTCTACCCAGAGATTGGCTACTGCCAGGGCACAGGCATG GTggctgcctgcctcctgctcttcctggaggaggaggatgccTTCTGGATGATGTGTGCCATTATTGAGGACCTGCTGCCTGCTTCCTACTTCAGCACGACCCTGCTGGGTGTCCAGACTGACCAGCGGGTCCTGCGCCACCTGATCGTTCAGTACCTGCCTCGCTTGGACAAACTGTTGCAGGAACATGACATCG AGCTATCCCTGATCACACTGCACTGGTTCCTCACGGCCTTCGCCAGTGTGGTGCACATCAGACTGCTGCTGCGCATCTGGGACCTGTTTTTCTACGAGGGCTCCCTGGTGTTGTTCCAGACGACCCTGGGCATGCTGCGCCTCAAG GAGGAAGAGCTGATACAGTCAGAGAACTCAGCCTCCATCTTCAACACACTGTCAGACATCCCAGCACAGATGGAAGATGCAGAGCTGCTGCTGGGGGAGGCCATGCGGCTGGCTGGCTCCCTCACTGATGTGGCCGTGGAGACCCAGCGCCGCAAGCACCTGGCCTACCTCATTGCAGACCAAGGCCAGAGCATGGGGACTAGTGCCACCGCCAACCTCTCTCAG GTTGTGCGCCGCAGGTCTCAGCGGAGGAAGTCTGGCATCTCCTCCCTGCTCTTTG GGGAGGATGACCTGGAGGCTCTCAAGGCCAAGAACATCAAGCAGACGGAGCTGGTCGCTGACCTCCGGGAAGCCATTTTGCGAGTGGCGCGCCACTTCCAGTGCACAGACCCCAGGAACTGTAGTGTG GAGCTGACCCCAGACTACAGCATGGAGAGCCACCAGCGGGACCACGAGAACTATGTGGCGTGCTTACGTAGCCACCGGCGCCGGGCCAAGGCTCTGCTGGACTTTGAGCGGCATGATGATGACGAGTTAGGCTTCCGAAAAAATGACATCATCACG ATTATTTCTCAGAAGGATGAGCACTGCTGGGTGGGCGAGCTGAACGGCCTGAGAG GCTGGTTTCCAGCCAAGTTTGTGGAGGTCCTGGATGAACGGAGCAAAGAG TACTCCATTGCGGGGGACGACTCTGTGACAGAAGGAGTCACGGACCTCGTGCGAGGGACCCTCTGCCCAGCCCTCAAGGCCCTATTTGAACATGGACTGAAGAAGCCATCCTTGCTTGGAGGGGCCTGCCATCCCTGGCTGTTTATTGAGGAG GCAGCGGGCCGGGAGGTCGAGAGAGACTTTGATTCCGTGTACTCCCGCCTGGTGCTCTGTAAGACATACAG GTTGGATGAAGATGGCAAAGTCCTGACCCCCGAAGAGTTGCTGTACCGG GCTGTGCAGTCTGTGAATGTGACCCATGACGCGGCACACGCACAAATGGACGTCAAACTCCGCTCACTTATCTGTGTGGGGCTCAA TGAACAGGTCCTACACCTGTGGCTGGAGGTACTCTGCTCCAGCCTGCCCACTGTGGAGAAGTGGTACCAGCCCTGGTCCTTCCTGCGCAGCCCTGGCTGGGTCCAGATCAAGTGTGAGCTACG TGTCCTCTGCTGCTTTGCCTTCAGCCTCTCCCAGGACTGGGAGCTTCCTGCTAAGAGAGAG GGTGGTCCCTGCCCCTGA
- the Sgsm3 gene encoding small G protein signaling modulator 3 isoform X3, with translation MMSGNLMPSASGPFSALTPSIWPQEILAKYTQKEESAEQPEFCYDEFGFRVDKEGSEPGCSQMAGAPLVEDPPQRLRWQAHLEFTHNHDVGDLTWDKIAASLPRSEKLRSLVLAGIPHGMRPQLWMRLSGALQKKNNSELSYREIVKNSSNDETIAAKQIEKDLLRTMPSNACFANVNSIGVPRLRRVLRALAWLYPEIGYCQGTGMVAACLLLFLEEEDAFWMMCAIIEDLLPASYFSTTLLGVQTDQRVLRHLIVQYLPRLDKLLQEHDIELSLITLHWFLTAFASVVHIRLLLRIWDLFFYEGSLVLFQTTLGMLRLKEEELIQSENSASIFNTLSDIPAQMEDAELLLGEAMRLAGSLTDVAVETQRRKHLAYLIADQGQSMGTSATANLSQVVRRRSQRRKSGISSLLFGEDDLEALKAKNIKQTELVADLREAILRVARHFQCTDPRNCSVELTPDYSMESHQRDHENYVACLRSHRRRAKALLDFERHDDDELGFRKNDIITIISQKDEHCWVGELNGLRGWFPAKFVEVLDERSKEYSIAGDDSVTEGVTDLVRGTLCPALKALFEHGLKKPSLLGGACHPWLFIEEAAGREVERDFDSVYSRLVLCKTYRLDEDGKVLTPEELLYRAVQSVNVTHDAAHAQMDVKLRSLICVGLNEQVLHLWLEVLCSSLPTVEKWYQPWSFLRSPGWVQIKCELRWCPLLLCLQPLPGLGASC, from the exons ATGATGTCAG GAAACCTCATGCCTTCTGCTAGTGgccctttctctgccctgactCCAAGCATATGGCCCCAGGAGATCCTGGCAAAATACACACAG AAGGAAGAGTCTGCAGAGCAACCAGAGTTCTGCTATGATGAGTTTGGTTTCCGTGTGGACAAGGAAG GTTCTGAGCCTGGATGCAGCCAGATGGCAGGGGCGCCCCTGGTGGAGGATCCCCCTCAGAGGCTACGGTGGCAGGCCCACCTGGAGTTTACCCACAACCATGATGTGGGGGATCTCACCTGGGACAAGATTGCAGCCTCCCTCCCCCGCTCGGAGAAACTCCGCTCCCTAGTTCTGGCTGGCATCCCACATGGCATGAGGCCACAG TTGTGGATGCGGCTATCTGGGGCGCTACAGAAGAAGAACAACTCTGAGCTGTCCTACCGTGAGATTGTAAAGAACAGCTCCAATGATGAGACCATTGCTGCCAAACAG ATTGAAAAGGACCTGCTCCGCACCATGCCCAGCAATGCCTGCTTTGCCAACGTGAACAGCATCGGGGTGCCCCGCCTGCGCAGAGTCCTCCGAGCACTGGCCTGGCTCTACCCAGAGATTGGCTACTGCCAGGGCACAGGCATG GTggctgcctgcctcctgctcttcctggaggaggaggatgccTTCTGGATGATGTGTGCCATTATTGAGGACCTGCTGCCTGCTTCCTACTTCAGCACGACCCTGCTGGGTGTCCAGACTGACCAGCGGGTCCTGCGCCACCTGATCGTTCAGTACCTGCCTCGCTTGGACAAACTGTTGCAGGAACATGACATCG AGCTATCCCTGATCACACTGCACTGGTTCCTCACGGCCTTCGCCAGTGTGGTGCACATCAGACTGCTGCTGCGCATCTGGGACCTGTTTTTCTACGAGGGCTCCCTGGTGTTGTTCCAGACGACCCTGGGCATGCTGCGCCTCAAG GAGGAAGAGCTGATACAGTCAGAGAACTCAGCCTCCATCTTCAACACACTGTCAGACATCCCAGCACAGATGGAAGATGCAGAGCTGCTGCTGGGGGAGGCCATGCGGCTGGCTGGCTCCCTCACTGATGTGGCCGTGGAGACCCAGCGCCGCAAGCACCTGGCCTACCTCATTGCAGACCAAGGCCAGAGCATGGGGACTAGTGCCACCGCCAACCTCTCTCAG GTTGTGCGCCGCAGGTCTCAGCGGAGGAAGTCTGGCATCTCCTCCCTGCTCTTTG GGGAGGATGACCTGGAGGCTCTCAAGGCCAAGAACATCAAGCAGACGGAGCTGGTCGCTGACCTCCGGGAAGCCATTTTGCGAGTGGCGCGCCACTTCCAGTGCACAGACCCCAGGAACTGTAGTGTG GAGCTGACCCCAGACTACAGCATGGAGAGCCACCAGCGGGACCACGAGAACTATGTGGCGTGCTTACGTAGCCACCGGCGCCGGGCCAAGGCTCTGCTGGACTTTGAGCGGCATGATGATGACGAGTTAGGCTTCCGAAAAAATGACATCATCACG ATTATTTCTCAGAAGGATGAGCACTGCTGGGTGGGCGAGCTGAACGGCCTGAGAG GCTGGTTTCCAGCCAAGTTTGTGGAGGTCCTGGATGAACGGAGCAAAGAG TACTCCATTGCGGGGGACGACTCTGTGACAGAAGGAGTCACGGACCTCGTGCGAGGGACCCTCTGCCCAGCCCTCAAGGCCCTATTTGAACATGGACTGAAGAAGCCATCCTTGCTTGGAGGGGCCTGCCATCCCTGGCTGTTTATTGAGGAG GCAGCGGGCCGGGAGGTCGAGAGAGACTTTGATTCCGTGTACTCCCGCCTGGTGCTCTGTAAGACATACAG GTTGGATGAAGATGGCAAAGTCCTGACCCCCGAAGAGTTGCTGTACCGG GCTGTGCAGTCTGTGAATGTGACCCATGACGCGGCACACGCACAAATGGACGTCAAACTCCGCTCACTTATCTGTGTGGGGCTCAA TGAACAGGTCCTACACCTGTGGCTGGAGGTACTCTGCTCCAGCCTGCCCACTGTGGAGAAGTGGTACCAGCCCTGGTCCTTCCTGCGCAGCCCTGGCTGGGTCCAGATCAAGTGTGAGCTACGGTGG TGTCCTCTGCTGCTTTGCCTTCAGCCTCTCCCAGGACTGGGAGCTTCCTGCTAA